The Drosophila bipectinata strain 14024-0381.07 chromosome 2L, DbipHiC1v2, whole genome shotgun sequence genome has a segment encoding these proteins:
- the LOC122321701 gene encoding uncharacterized protein isoform X1 produces MCYFEKAILLLNIMHATIYAGYPQGYSQKRIQYPSRRDHAIRFNKNNYNSDENFYPGNEGQNIYQADTDRDQNVFNEYDSLSTENLPNSLEEEKHNRRHQRHRNFDQSLYQDEPQKLENVEEQGFQENQSESMEDVHNYKPITRRDQYHHKEQELTNSDEDIAAKQQNHRFNNRDQYYPDWNEYIIPRERHQRNFYKNRRKNELNKRQKIYFSQNRNQHQPNNHRYSSVHEIPKRNRISNNRISEPRRNHRIRHQWKNIHQNLRLKKYLEKISAQPSQEQLNVENRIPKVKSLENINKTQKSAKVHKDLIDKIREAQKYILKIQRTLQTGTKYKSLENESQTSQDPVLQISPSKGRWIFRSGKKAQEGHLGVREKATNLIQKWAESQRLMVDSFAKAITEILKSHDVNPSPGNNVPQEKLVVMEDLLKQVVDSIKKLREDTSHKSENNSNGSPSKETKEHVNAVLQKWIETQKTLIDSFLDAVRKLTGLKPEERKPALESNASEIEIMENLIKRLRELIEHLNGQKVASSSTTTSTTSEIPATHTPYLTTESSSTSTETTSSTTISSATALKTDKPLDTTTESSSTSVPTTSSTTITLSTSTLTDKPPVTTTESSSTTTTISLDTKILTSTTTSSSASISTTSSPSPDTTSSPTTSSTSTAPTSTQTESDSTKMTESSTPTNPSTTSIQPLSTTSHSTTETPNPNESSISKLKKILDLLKKLRKILNTIVEKSNGKISSDLIERVRSMLNQIVTNHVDLTKNDSAELEELLSTTMKPNTSKGPDLTKEKLIELVDNFEKLYQQLLGEQLPSTTESTTKSTTTSSTSLETSSSTATIETSSTIKESPTTIITETPSTTTEIPTTTTTVTPLTTTTTTETPTTTTETPLTTPETSATTTGTSTTTTSLSTETTTTRINSTTENPTTTSKSVDSTQSTINPSGAPSGNNTTNINNIVTENLNLKPIVDAIQQLKMAIYHDFDSFKKDQVDRMEKIMKLMQDLKEVKSLNKRTKTIAKPRTQLRNSEDFKYGSQVEINERRWKELARELMELKSKLNVENTSLNPKLLQQTNTVQQNIKQPTLKSSTRKTKHKIKTLLKDTKIKSGSYNLKLSSSSRSFKKSQKISMSPSNTTYLEQSTLTPITGSPLFTNQYYSSYFPLNDSESTDSTTWVTTKSTTTDESIFSESEPWNLSEDIYDQYEIGNISLPTVANLNKSVNWFLDK; encoded by the exons ATGTGTTATTTTGAAAAGGCAATATTATTGTTAAATATAATGCATGCTACAATCTACGCAGGG TATCCCCAAGGTTATAGTCAAAAAAGGATACAGTATCCTTCTCGAAGAGACCATGCAATTCgcttcaataaaaataattataatagtGACGAGAACTTTTATCCAGGAAACGAAGGTCAAAATATATACCAAGCTGATACAGATCGAGATCAAAACGTATTTAATGAATACGACAGTTTATCGACCGAAAATCTACCAAATTCATTAGAAGAGGAGAAACACAACCGAAGACATCAACGTCACAGAAACTTTGATCAAAGTCTATATCAGGATGaaccacaaaaattggaaaacgTTGAGGAGCAAGGATTTCAAGAAAATCAATCGGAATCAATGGAAGATGTACATAATTATAAACCTATAACTCGACGAGATCAATATCACCACAAAGAACAAGAACTAACCAACTCAGATGAGGATATAGCGGCTAAACAACAAAATCATCGATTTAATAATAGAGACCAATATTATCCAGACTGGAATGAATATATAATTCCAAGGGAGCGCCATCAACgtaatttctataaaaatcggcgaaaaaatgaattaaataaacgccaaaaaatttatttttcacaaaaTAGAAATCAACATCAGCCAAATAATCATAGATATTCATCTGTACATGAAATTCCCAAAAGAAATCGTATCTCAAATAATAGAATATCCGAACCGCGTAGAAATCATCGCATCAGACATCAATGGAAAAACATCCACCAAAACCtaagacttaagaaatatttagaaaaaatatcaGCCCAACCATCTCAGGAACAGTTGAATGTAGAAAACAGGATTCCTAAAGTTAAATCTTTAGAAAACATCAATAAAACCCAAAAGAGTGCAAAGGTACACAAGGATCTTATTGACAAAATACGTGAAGCacaaaagtatattttaaaaatacaaagaaCTTTACAGAcaggaacaaaatataaatctcTAGAGAACGAAAGCCAGACCTCACAAGATCCAGTTCTACAAATTAGTCCAAGTAAAGGACGATGGATATTCCGTTCCGGTAAAAAAGCCCAGGAAGGACATTTAGGTGTTCGTGAAAAGGCCACCAATCTGATCCAAAAGTGGGCAGAAAGTCAACGCCTCATGGTGGACTCCTTCGCTAAAGCAATAACTGAAATTTTGAAATCACACGACGTAAATCCCAGCCCAGGTAACAATGTTCCTCAGGAGAAATTAGTGGTTATGGAGGACTTGCTCAAGCAAGTGGTGGACTCTATCAAAAAACTAAGGGAAGATACTAGTCATAAGTcggaaaataattcaaatggTAGCCCGAGTAAGGAAACAAAGGAACATGTCAACGCAGTTCTTCAGAAGTGGATAGAGACCCAAAAAACTCTAATCGATTCATTTTTAGATGCAGTTCGTAAGTTAACAGGCCTCAAGCCGGAGGAAAGAAAGCCAGCTCTGGAAAGCAACGCCAGTGAAATCGAAATAATGGAGAACTTGATCAAGAGGCTGCGGGAACTAATTGAACATCTTAATGGACAGAAAGTAGCTTCAAGCTCAACCACAACATCCACAACTTCAGAAATACCGGCAACTCATACTCCCTATCTGACCACCGAGAGTTCCTCGACTTCTACTGAAACTACTTCATCAACTACCATCTCCTCGGCTACTGCTCTAAAAACTGATAAGCCTCTGGATACAACAACGGAAAGTTCCTCGACTTCTGTTCCAACTACTTCATCTACAACTATCACCTTGTCTACTTCAACATTAACTGATAAACCTCCGGTTACTACAACGGAAAGTTCCTCGACAACTACTACCATCTCCTTGGATACTAAAATCCTTACATCTACAACAACCAGTTCCTCCGCTTCTATTTCAACTACTTCATCTCCATCTCCAGATACTACCAGTAGTCCCACTACATCCTCAACATCTACAGCTCCTACGTCAACACAAACGGAATCTGACTCTACCAAAATGACAGAATCATCAACACCAACAAACCCATCCACCACATCTATCCAGCCTCTATCTACCACATCTCATTCAACAACGGAGACTCCAAATCCCAATGAATCTTCAATATCAAAACTTAAGAAAATACTCGatcttttgaaaaaattgcGCAAAATACTGAACACAATAGTCGAAAAGTCGAATGGAAAGATTTCATCGGACCTTATAGAGCGAGTACGATCAATGCTGAATCAAATCGTAACAAACCATGtagatttaacaaaaaatgactCTGCTGAGTTGGAGGAACTACTTTCTACAACCATGAAACCAAATACATCAAAGGGACCAGACTTGACGAAGGAAAAATTGATTGAACTTGTGGACAATTTTGAAAAGTTATATCAGCAATTATTAGGAGAACAGCTTCCTTCAACAACAGAATCGACAACAAAATCTACAACAACTAGTTCAACAAGCTTAGAGACTTCTTCttcaacagcaacaatagAAACTTCTTCAACAATAAAAGAATCTCCAACAACTATCATAACAGAGACTCCTTCAACAACAACGGAGATTCCAACAACCACTACAACAGTAACTCCATTAACCACCACTACAACAACGGAAACCCCTACTACAACAACAGAGACTCCTTTAACAACACCGGAGACTTCAGCAACTACAACAGGGACTTCCACAACAACGACTTCTTTGTCGACAGAAACTACTACAACCAGAATCAATTCCACAACAGAGAACCCCACTACAACTTCTAAAAGTGTAGATAGCACACAAAGTACCATAAACCCCTCTGGGGCACCATCAGGAAATAATACAACCAACATTAATAACATTGTCACCGAAAACCTAAATCTCAAGCCCATTGTAGATGCAATCCAACAGTTGAAGATGGCAATCTATCATGACTTCGATTCATTCAAAAAAGATCAAGTAGATAG aatggaaaaaataatgaaactaATGCAAGATTTAAAGGAAGTAAAATCTTTAAACAAGAGGACCAAAACTATTGCCAAACCAAGAACCCAATTAAGAAATTCTGAGGATTTTAAATACGGGAGTCAAgtagaaataaatgaaaggag GTGGAAAGAACTAGCCCGTGAACTTATGGAATTAAAATCCAAATTAAATGTAGAGAATACTTCTTTAAATCCCAAACTCCTTCAGCAAACCAACACAGTGCAGCAAAATATTAAACAGCCCACTCTAAAATCATCTACTCGAAAAACTaaacacaaaattaaaactttactcaaagatacaaaaattaaaagtggatcttacaatttaaaattaagtagCAGTTCAAGATCtttcaaaaaatctcaaaagaTATCCATGTCTCCTTCAAACACAACGTATCTGGAACAATCAACCTTAACTCCAATTACTGG gtCACCACTGTTTACAAATCAATATTATTCGAGCTATTTCCCATTGAATGACTCAGAATCTACGGATTCTACTACTTGGGTTACTACCAAGTCTACAACAACAGATGAATCTATTTTTTCTGAATCAGAACCTTGGAATCTCTCAGAGGACATTTATGACCAATATGAAATTGGAAATATCAGTCTACCAACGGTtgctaatttaaataaatcagtGAATTGGTTTTTggataaataa
- the LOC138925707 gene encoding uncharacterized protein produces MSESPINGSSSSAKKRKISENNAEDSTGHSSSSQRVPSKSSSNIFVLNNDCLERIFSLLSLEDQLKISRSNREIERMFRNYAQWKYKHITEDITDSLEGSDLEYLMEQVNEHVISYESPFDTSSRDEEELRLLGMHCPMLRRLSMTFSRLQWEDLNQLKNLHTLDASLEFGSTDDYKKFFLNLSENLPCLRKLVLKAPDYNGKGLQVLEKLEHLEISDFCDLDAKYIIKCCIKMKNLHFLKIGMFTKNLTNENLSVIVANCRNLETFVFFDEKLPNDIEFERFCELPRLKHLIMDLQRLERPGLIEGLVRRTGTPLESLILFGSNLCKEQIEHICDITSLRELWLGSEDDDINVEGFTKLKSLEYLHLRMRRITNKQLLELLLGCPRLRVLNVLCTCPNINSDFLSLLNRSLKKLKETNRDKISIYLADSSVDWEGNSSFKLDNIQIIKGSLWEAPILYKRSSILHNNYSDADSF; encoded by the coding sequence ATGAGCGAATCGCCTATAAATGGATCTTCCTCGAGTGCAAAAAAGCGCAAAATCAGTGAAAATAATGCAGAAGATTCAACTGGGCACTCTTCAAGCTCCCAAAGAGTTCCATCCAAATCGTCGTCCAATATTTTCGTCCTGAACAACGATTGCTTAGAAAGAATATTCTCACTTCTGAGCTTAGAAGATCAGTTGAAAATTTCGCGTTCCAATCGCGAAATAGAACGCATGTTCAGGAACTACGCCCAGTGGAAGTACAAACACATCACTGAAGACATCACCGACAGCCTCGAGGGGTCTGATCTGGAATATCTAATGGAACAAGTCAACGAGCATGTGATCAGCTATGAGTCACCATTTGATACCTCCTCCAGAGACGAGGAGGAGTTGCGGTTACTAGGAATGCACTGCCCTATGCTGCGGCGCCTCTCGATGACTTTCAGCCGGCTCCAATGGGAGGACTTGAACCAATTGAAGAATTTACACACTCTTGATGCCTCTTTAGAATTTGGTAGCACTGATGACTATAAGAAGTTCTTCTTAAATCTATCAGAGAATCTACCGTGTCTGAGGAAGCTAGTCTTGAAAGCTCCCGACTACAATGGGAAAGGACTCCAAGTGCTGGAGAAACTAGAGCATCTAGAGATATCTGACTTTTGCGATTTAGATGCCAAATACATAATCAAATGCTGCATCAAGATGAAAAATCTGCACTTTCTTAAAATTGGAATGTTTACCAAAAACCTGACCAACGAAAACTTATCCGTGATTGTCGCGAACTGCCGGAACTTGGAAACGTTTGTGTTCTTCGATGAAAAACTCCCCAATGATATTGAATTCGAAAGGTTTTGTGAGCTGCCCCGCTTGAAGCACTTAATAATGGACCTTCAAAGACTTGAAAGGCCGGGTTTAATCGAGGGACTTGTACGTAGGACTGGCACTCCTCTAGAGAGCCTTATTCTGTTTGGATCGAATCTGTGTAAGGAGCAGATAGAGCATATCTGCGACATTACTTCTCTTAGAGAACTCTGGCTAGGCAGCGAAGACGATGATATCAATGTGGAAGGCTTTACGAAGCTAAAATCTCTTGAATACCTACATCTGCGTATGCGACGCATTACTAATAAGCAGTTGTTGGAACTGCTGCTCGGATGCCCACGCCTACGGGTCTTGAATGTGTTATGTACTTGCCCAAATATTAATTCCGATTTCCTTTCTTTACTAAATCGTTCTTTGAAGAAGCTTAAGGAAACAAATCGTGACaaaatttcaatatatttaGCAGACTCTTCTGTGGATTGGGAAGGAAACTCCAGCTTTAAACTCGACAACATTCAAATCATAAAAGGCTCTCTATGGGAAGCTCCTATTTTATACAAAAGGAGTTCAATACTCCATAACAATTATTCCGACGCCGATAGCTTTTAA
- the LOC122321695 gene encoding uncharacterized protein: protein MREGSSRNSSNLSVIIDQRLRIDTCRYLIEILSRRITGD, encoded by the coding sequence ATGAGAGAGGGCTCATCGCGCAACAGTTCGAATCTTAGTGTGATAATCGATCAGCGCTTGAGAATCGACACCTGTCGGTATTTAATCGAGATCCTGTCGCGTCGCATAACCGGCGATTAA
- the PRL-1 gene encoding PRL-1 phosphatase has protein sequence MSINMRQKDLRPAPALIEYKGMKFLITDRPSDITINHYIMELKKNNVNTVVRVCEPSYNTVELEAQGITVKDLAFEDGTFPPQQVVDEWFEVLKDKYQQTPEACVAVHCVAGLGRAPVLVALALIELGLKYEAAVEMIRDKRRGAINAKQLSFLEKYKPKARLKHKNGHKNSCSVQ, from the exons ATGAGCATCAATATGCGTCAAAAAGATCTGCGCCCCGCCCCCGCTCTAATCGAGTACAAGGGCATGAAGTTCCTAATCACCGATCGACCATCAGACATAACAATTAATCATTATATTATG GAGCTTAAAAAGAACAATGTCAACACTGTGGTGCGTGTGTGCGAGCCGAGCTATAATACCGTTGAGCTCGAGGCACAAGGTATTACCGTAAAGGACCTGGCCTTTGAGGACGGCACCTTTCCGCCTCAACAGGTCGTCGACGAGTGGTTTGAGGTCTTGAAGGATAA ATATCAACAAACCCCTGAGGCATGCGTCGCCGTACACTGTGTGGCTGGTCTGGGACGAGCTCCTGTCTTGGTTGCCTTAGCACTGATCGAATTGGGCTTGAAGTACGAGGCAGCCGTTGAAATGATCAGAGA tAAACGACGCGGCGCCATCAATGCCAAGCAGCTTTCATTTTTGGAAAAGTACAAGCCAAAGGCGCGGCTAAAGCACAAAAATGGCCATAAGAATTCATGTTCTGTGCAATAG
- the LOC122321701 gene encoding serine-rich adhesin for platelets isoform X2 codes for MCYFEKAILLLNIMHATIYAGYPQGYSQKRIQYPSRRDHAIRFNKNNYNSDENFYPGNEGQNIYQADTDRDQNVFNEYDSLSTENLPNSLEEEKHNRRHQRHRNFDQSLYQDEPQKLENVEEQGFQENQSESMEDVHNYKPITRRDQYHHKEQELTNSDEDIAAKQQNHRFNNRDQYYPDWNEYIIPRERHQRNFYKNRRKNELNKRQKIYFSQNRNQHQPNNHRYSSVHEIPKRNRISNNRISEPRRNHRIRHQWKNIHQNLRLKKYLEKISAQPSQEQLNVENRIPKVKSLENINKTQKSAKVHKDLIDKIREAQKYILKIQRTLQTGTKYKSLENESQTSQDPVLQISPSKGRWIFRSGKKAQEGHLGVREKATNLIQKWAESQRLMVDSFAKAITEILKSHDVNPSPGNNVPQEKLVVMEDLLKQVVDSIKKLREDTSHKSENNSNGSPSKETKEHVNAVLQKWIETQKTLIDSFLDAVRKLTGLKPEERKPALESNASEIEIMENLIKRLRELIEHLNGQKVASSSTTTSTTSEIPATHTPYLTTESSSTSTETTSSTTISSATALKTDKPLDTTTESSSTSVPTTSSTTITLSTSTLTDKPPVTTTESSSTTTTISLDTKILTSTTTSSSASISTTSSPSPDTTSSPTTSSTSTAPTSTQTESDSTKMTESSTPTNPSTTSIQPLSTTSHSTTETPNPNESSISKLKKILDLLKKLRKILNTIVEKSNGKISSDLIERVRSMLNQIVTNHVDLTKNDSAELEELLSTTMKPNTSKGPDLTKEKLIELVDNFEKLYQQLLGEQLPSTTESTTKSTTTSSTSLETSSSTATIETSSTIKESPTTIITETPSTTTEIPTTTTTVTPLTTTTTTETPTTTTETPLTTPETSATTTGTSTTTTSLSTETTTTRINSTTENPTTTSKSVDSTQSTINPSGAPSGNNTTNINNIVTENLNLKPIVDAIQQLKMAIYHDFDSFKKDQVDRMEKIMKLMQDLKEVKSLNKRTKTIAKPRTQLRNSEDFKYGSQVEINERRWKELARELMELKSKLNVENTSLNPKLLQQTNTVQQNIKQPTLKSSTRKTKHKIKTLLKDTKIKSGSYNLKLSSSSRSFKKSQKISMSPSNTTYLEQSTLTPITG; via the exons ATGTGTTATTTTGAAAAGGCAATATTATTGTTAAATATAATGCATGCTACAATCTACGCAGGG TATCCCCAAGGTTATAGTCAAAAAAGGATACAGTATCCTTCTCGAAGAGACCATGCAATTCgcttcaataaaaataattataatagtGACGAGAACTTTTATCCAGGAAACGAAGGTCAAAATATATACCAAGCTGATACAGATCGAGATCAAAACGTATTTAATGAATACGACAGTTTATCGACCGAAAATCTACCAAATTCATTAGAAGAGGAGAAACACAACCGAAGACATCAACGTCACAGAAACTTTGATCAAAGTCTATATCAGGATGaaccacaaaaattggaaaacgTTGAGGAGCAAGGATTTCAAGAAAATCAATCGGAATCAATGGAAGATGTACATAATTATAAACCTATAACTCGACGAGATCAATATCACCACAAAGAACAAGAACTAACCAACTCAGATGAGGATATAGCGGCTAAACAACAAAATCATCGATTTAATAATAGAGACCAATATTATCCAGACTGGAATGAATATATAATTCCAAGGGAGCGCCATCAACgtaatttctataaaaatcggcgaaaaaatgaattaaataaacgccaaaaaatttatttttcacaaaaTAGAAATCAACATCAGCCAAATAATCATAGATATTCATCTGTACATGAAATTCCCAAAAGAAATCGTATCTCAAATAATAGAATATCCGAACCGCGTAGAAATCATCGCATCAGACATCAATGGAAAAACATCCACCAAAACCtaagacttaagaaatatttagaaaaaatatcaGCCCAACCATCTCAGGAACAGTTGAATGTAGAAAACAGGATTCCTAAAGTTAAATCTTTAGAAAACATCAATAAAACCCAAAAGAGTGCAAAGGTACACAAGGATCTTATTGACAAAATACGTGAAGCacaaaagtatattttaaaaatacaaagaaCTTTACAGAcaggaacaaaatataaatctcTAGAGAACGAAAGCCAGACCTCACAAGATCCAGTTCTACAAATTAGTCCAAGTAAAGGACGATGGATATTCCGTTCCGGTAAAAAAGCCCAGGAAGGACATTTAGGTGTTCGTGAAAAGGCCACCAATCTGATCCAAAAGTGGGCAGAAAGTCAACGCCTCATGGTGGACTCCTTCGCTAAAGCAATAACTGAAATTTTGAAATCACACGACGTAAATCCCAGCCCAGGTAACAATGTTCCTCAGGAGAAATTAGTGGTTATGGAGGACTTGCTCAAGCAAGTGGTGGACTCTATCAAAAAACTAAGGGAAGATACTAGTCATAAGTcggaaaataattcaaatggTAGCCCGAGTAAGGAAACAAAGGAACATGTCAACGCAGTTCTTCAGAAGTGGATAGAGACCCAAAAAACTCTAATCGATTCATTTTTAGATGCAGTTCGTAAGTTAACAGGCCTCAAGCCGGAGGAAAGAAAGCCAGCTCTGGAAAGCAACGCCAGTGAAATCGAAATAATGGAGAACTTGATCAAGAGGCTGCGGGAACTAATTGAACATCTTAATGGACAGAAAGTAGCTTCAAGCTCAACCACAACATCCACAACTTCAGAAATACCGGCAACTCATACTCCCTATCTGACCACCGAGAGTTCCTCGACTTCTACTGAAACTACTTCATCAACTACCATCTCCTCGGCTACTGCTCTAAAAACTGATAAGCCTCTGGATACAACAACGGAAAGTTCCTCGACTTCTGTTCCAACTACTTCATCTACAACTATCACCTTGTCTACTTCAACATTAACTGATAAACCTCCGGTTACTACAACGGAAAGTTCCTCGACAACTACTACCATCTCCTTGGATACTAAAATCCTTACATCTACAACAACCAGTTCCTCCGCTTCTATTTCAACTACTTCATCTCCATCTCCAGATACTACCAGTAGTCCCACTACATCCTCAACATCTACAGCTCCTACGTCAACACAAACGGAATCTGACTCTACCAAAATGACAGAATCATCAACACCAACAAACCCATCCACCACATCTATCCAGCCTCTATCTACCACATCTCATTCAACAACGGAGACTCCAAATCCCAATGAATCTTCAATATCAAAACTTAAGAAAATACTCGatcttttgaaaaaattgcGCAAAATACTGAACACAATAGTCGAAAAGTCGAATGGAAAGATTTCATCGGACCTTATAGAGCGAGTACGATCAATGCTGAATCAAATCGTAACAAACCATGtagatttaacaaaaaatgactCTGCTGAGTTGGAGGAACTACTTTCTACAACCATGAAACCAAATACATCAAAGGGACCAGACTTGACGAAGGAAAAATTGATTGAACTTGTGGACAATTTTGAAAAGTTATATCAGCAATTATTAGGAGAACAGCTTCCTTCAACAACAGAATCGACAACAAAATCTACAACAACTAGTTCAACAAGCTTAGAGACTTCTTCttcaacagcaacaatagAAACTTCTTCAACAATAAAAGAATCTCCAACAACTATCATAACAGAGACTCCTTCAACAACAACGGAGATTCCAACAACCACTACAACAGTAACTCCATTAACCACCACTACAACAACGGAAACCCCTACTACAACAACAGAGACTCCTTTAACAACACCGGAGACTTCAGCAACTACAACAGGGACTTCCACAACAACGACTTCTTTGTCGACAGAAACTACTACAACCAGAATCAATTCCACAACAGAGAACCCCACTACAACTTCTAAAAGTGTAGATAGCACACAAAGTACCATAAACCCCTCTGGGGCACCATCAGGAAATAATACAACCAACATTAATAACATTGTCACCGAAAACCTAAATCTCAAGCCCATTGTAGATGCAATCCAACAGTTGAAGATGGCAATCTATCATGACTTCGATTCATTCAAAAAAGATCAAGTAGATAG aatggaaaaaataatgaaactaATGCAAGATTTAAAGGAAGTAAAATCTTTAAACAAGAGGACCAAAACTATTGCCAAACCAAGAACCCAATTAAGAAATTCTGAGGATTTTAAATACGGGAGTCAAgtagaaataaatgaaaggag GTGGAAAGAACTAGCCCGTGAACTTATGGAATTAAAATCCAAATTAAATGTAGAGAATACTTCTTTAAATCCCAAACTCCTTCAGCAAACCAACACAGTGCAGCAAAATATTAAACAGCCCACTCTAAAATCATCTACTCGAAAAACTaaacacaaaattaaaactttactcaaagatacaaaaattaaaagtggatcttacaatttaaaattaagtagCAGTTCAAGATCtttcaaaaaatctcaaaagaTATCCATGTCTCCTTCAAACACAACGTATCTGGAACAATCAACCTTAACTCCAATTACTGGGTAA
- the LOC108125293 gene encoding uncharacterized protein, translating into MSESPINGSSSSQRVPSEASSNILFLNYDCLERIFSLLSLEDQLSFSRSNREIERMYRNYVQWKYKHITEDITDSLEGSDLEYLMEQVNEDLISYKSYVYASSRAEEELRLLRMHCPMLRRLKMTFSRPYWEDLIQLKNLNTLDVSFLEFSSTNDYEKFFFNLSENLPCLRKLVLEAPDYNGKGLHVLEKLQHLEISYFCDLDAKYIIECCIRMKNLHFLKIGMNTINLSNENLSAIVANCRNLETLGFTDNELLDNVAYERDRVSSRDLYVGLALL; encoded by the exons ATGAGCGAATCGCCTATAAATGGATCTTCAAGCTCCCAAAGAGTTCCATCCGAAGCCTCGTCCAATATTTTATTCCTGAACTACGATTGCTTAGAAAGAATATTCTCACTTCTGAGCTTAGAAGATCAGTTGAGTTTTTCGCGCTCCAATCGCGAAATAGAACGCATGTACAGGAACTACGTCCAGTGGAAGTATAAACACATCACTGAAGACATCACCGACAGCCTCGAGGGGTCTGATCTGGAATATCTAATGGAACAAGTCAACGAGGATTTAATCAGCTATAAGTCATATGTGTATGCCTCTTCTCGAGCCGAGGAGGAGTTGCGGTTACTAAGAATGCACTGCCCTATGCTGCGGCGCCTCAAGATGACTTTCAGTCGACCCTATTGGGAGGACTTGATCCAATTGAAGAATTTAAACACTCTTGATGTTTCCTTTTTAGAGTTTAGTAGCACTAATGACTATGAGAAGTTCTTCTTTAATCTATCAGAGAACCTACCGTGTCTGAGGAAGCTAGTCTTGGAAGCTCCCGACTACAATGGAAAAGGCCTCCACGTGCTGGAGAAACTACAGCATCTAGAGATATCTTACTTTTGCGATTTAGATGCCAAATACATAATCGAATGCTGCATCAGGATGAAAAATCTGCACTTTCTTAAAATTGGAATGAACACCATAAACCTGAGCAACGAAAACTTATCCGCGATTGTCGCGAACTGCCGGAACTTGGAAACGCTTGGGTTCACCGATAACGAACTTCTCGATAATGTGGCATACGAAAGG GACCGTGTTTCATCGAGGGACTTGTACGTAGGACTGGCACTCCTTTAG